GCCGTCGGCAGCGTCCGGCAACGTTGCGAGCCATGCCGCGAGGTCGCGCGGCGCGGCCACTTCCGGCACGCGGTTCCGTCCGCATTGCTCGCACGCCGCGCGCACGAGCGCCTGCCAGTGCGCCTGACGCCGCAACGCGCGTTCGCCCGCGAGCCGCACGACGCCGCGTTCCGCCGTCAACGGCACGATCTGCGCGACGCCCAGTTCCACCGTCTTCTCGATCAGCCAGTCCATCTTGTCGCCGCCCGCGACGCCCTGCGCGAGCGTCACGCGATACGGCGGCTCGGCTTCGCGCGCGCTATGCGCGTCGATGCGCGCGAGCGCCGCGCGTTTGCCGATCTCGACGAGCGCGCCGTGGTACTCGCCGCCCGTGCCGTTGAACAGCGTGATCGGGTCGCCGCTCTGGAGGCGCAGCACGTGAACGTGGCGCACGACCTCGTCGGGAAGAGCAAGAGTCTGGGCCGCCGCAAGCGGACCTTCAACGAAAAAACGTGGCATGGAGTCGATCACGGACGCACGGTCCGCGGATAGCGCCTTGCGGCGAGTTCAACGAAGATGGCGCGCAATGGCCCAGCGGTAGCCGTCCGGATCTTCGATCTGCGCGAAACGGTCGCCCCAGAACTGGTCCTGCGGCTCGATGAGCGGCTTTGCGCCGACGGCGAGCGCATGCGCGAAGGTGGCGTCGACATCGTCGACATACAAATAGAACGACTGCGGCGCCATCTGCCCCGCGCTCTTCGGCGTGCGCGCCTGCGATCCGTACGCGCCCTCCGGCGCGAACATCAGAATCAATTGCCCGCGATACGTCATCTCGACATGAATGATGGTGCCGTCGTCGTTCACGCTGTCACGTACCGCGAAGCCGAGCGCCTTCTCGTAGAACGCGATGCTCACGCGCGCATCGCGCACGGTGAGGTAGGGCGTCAACCAGGGGACGTCGGCGGGGCGAGGGTCAGTCATCGAAAGCACTCCTAGAAGCCTTTTGCTCGTACCAGTGAGGGGCATTTTGCCATGACGCGCGACCGGCCCGAGGCGGGAGGCCGCGTTAGAGCGCGGTAAACGGCTTCGCGCGGCTGCACGGAACATGCCCGCGAACGCCGGGAGCCGCACGTTCGGCGCCGTGTCGCACGCCTGTCAATCGGACCGGTCTGTTAGAATGACCGCCTCCCGATCCTCGTCGTTTCTCGTCGTTCCGGTACTGAAAACGCGGTGTGCCGCGGGTCCGGCGTCCGGTGCGAAGCACCGGCTACACGCAGCGGCAAGAAGCACCGTGGATCGTTTCAGCATTGCCTCAGAGCACTGCCTTAGAGCACTGACTCGACGCACTGCATCACGCTTCCGTAGCCGCCGACACCCGACATGACGATCCCGACTTCCAGCCCGACCGCCCTCATGGCCAACGCAATCCGCGCGCTCGCCATGGATGCCGTTCAACAAGCCAACTCCGGTCATCCCGGTATGCCCATGGGCATGGCGGAAATTGGCGTCGCGCTGTGGTCGCGCCATCTGAAGCACAATCCGTCGAATCCGCATTGGTTCGACCGCGATCGTTTCGTCTTGTCGAACGGTCACGGCTCCATGCTGCTGTACGCGCTTTTGCACCTCACCGGCTACGACCTGCCGATGAGCGAAATCAAGAACTTCCGCCAGTTGCATTCGAAGACGCCGGGCCATCCCGAAGTGGGCATCACGCCGGGCGTCGAGACGACCACCGGCCCGCTCGGTCAAGGCGTCGGCAACGCAGTGGGCATGGCGCTCGCCGAAGCGCTGCTCGCCGCCGAGTTCAACAAGGCCGATGCGAAGATCGTCGACCATTACACGTATGTGTTCTTGGGCGACGGCTGCCTGATGGAAGGCATCTCGCACGAAGCCTGTTCGCTCGCGGGCACGCTGAAGCTGAACAAGCTGATCGCGCTCTACGACGACAACGGCATTTCCATCGACGGTCACGTCGAGCACTGGTTCCACGACGACACGCCGAAACGCTTCGAAGCGTACGGCTGGAACGTGATCCGCGGCGTGGACGGCCACGACGTGAACGCCGTCGATGCCGCCATCGCGCAGGCGAAGCAATCCGACAAGCCGACGCTCATCTGCTGCCGCACGGTCATCGGCAAGGGCGCGCCGACGAAGGCGGGCGGCCACGACGCGCACGGCGCGCCGCTCGGCGGCGACGAGATCGCGGCCACGCGCGCGGCCATCGGCTGGCAATACGAGCCGTTCGTCATCCCGCAGGAAGTCTATGCAGCGTGGGACGCGAAGGAGCAGGGCGCGCGCGTGGAAGGCGAGTGGAACAAGGCGTTCGACGCCTATCGCGCGAAGTACGCTGAACAGGCCGCCGAATTCGCCCGCCGCATGAAGGGCGAGCTGCCCGCCGACTGGAAAGCCAGCGCCGCGAAGATCATCGAGGACGCGAACCAGCGCGCTGAAACCGTCGCGACGCGCAAGGCATCGCAACAGACCATCGAAGGACTCGCCGCCGCGCTGCCGGAACTGCTCGGCGGTTCCGCCGACCTGACCGGCTCCAATCTCACGAACTGGAAGGCGTCGAAAGCGGTGCGCGCCGCCGGCGACGCGGAGAACGCCAACGCGGGCCACGCGGGCATCCAGTGGGGCAACCACATCAATTACGGCGTGCGCGAATTCGGCATGAGCGCGGCCATCAACGGGATCGCGCTGCATGGCGGCTTCCGTCCGTTCGGCGGCACGTTCCTGACGTTCTCGGACTACAGCCGCAACGCGCTGCGCGTCGCCGCGTTGATGAAGTCGCGCTCCATCTTCGTGTTCACGCACGATTCCATCGGCCTCGGCGAAGACGGACCGACGCACCAGTCGGTCGAGCACGTGTCCAGCCTGCGCCTGATTCCGCAGTTGCAGACGTGGCGCCCGGCGGACACGGTCGAGACGGCCGTCGCGTGGACGCATGCCATCGAGCACGAAGGCCCGTCGACGCTCGTTTTCAGCCGCCAGAACTTGCAGTTCTCGCCGCGCAACGACATCCAGATCGCGAACATCGCGAAGGGCGGCTACGTGCTCGTCGACTGGAACGACGACATTCCCGCGCGCAAGATCATTCTGATCGCGACGGGCTCGGAAGTGCAGCTCGCCATGCAAGCCGTCGAGGCGCTCGCGAAGGAAGGCATCGGCGCACGCGTCGTCTCGATGCCCTGCACGAACCTCTTCGACAAGCAGGACGCCGAGTACCGCGAGCGCGTGTTGCCGAAGGGCGTGGCGCGCGTGGCGATCGAAGCGGGCGTGACGGATTTCTGGCGCAAGTACGTGGGCCTCGAAGGCGGCGTGGTCGGCATCGACACGTTCGGCGAGTCCGCGCCGGCCGGGGCGCTCTTCAAGCACTTCGGCTTCACGGTGGAGCACGTCGTCGAGACGGCGAAGGCCGTTCTGGCCGCGTAAGTGTCCGCGTGCAGCGAAGCAAGGTTTTTTAAGCCAAGGAGATAGACCATGACGATTCGCGTTGCAATCAACGGCTACGGCCGGATCGGCCGCAACACGTTGCGCGCCTTCTACGAGAACGGCAAGAAGCACGACATCGAGATCGTCGCCATTAACGATCTCGGCGACGCCAAGACGAACGCCCACCTCACGCAGTACGACACCGCGCACGGCAAGTTCCCGGGCGACGTGTCGGTGGACGGCGACTACCTCGTCGTCAACGGCGACAAGATTCGCGTGCTGGCGAACCGCAATCCGGCCGAACTGCCGTGGGGCGAGCTGAACGTCGACGTGGTGATGGAGTGCACCGGCTTCTTCACGACGAAGGAAAAGGCGAGCGCGCACATCAAGGGCGGCGCGAAGAAGGTCATCATTTCCGCGCCGGGCGGCAAGGACGTTGACGCGACCATCGTGTACGGCGTGAACCACAATGTGCTGAAGGCATCGGACACGGTCATCTCGAACGCTTCGTGCACGACGAACTGCCTCGCGCCGCTCGTCAAGCCGCTGAACGACAAGATCGGCCTCGTCAACGGCCTGATGACCACGATTCACGCCTACACGAACGACCAGGTTCTGACCGACGTGTATCACGAAGACCTGCGCCGCGCGCGCTCGGCCACGCATAGCCAGATTCCGACGAAGACGGGCGCTGCGTCGGCGGTCGGTCTCGTGCTGCCGGAGCTGAACGGCAAGCTGGACGGCTACGCGATCCGCGTGCCGACCATCAACGTGTCGGTGGTGGATCTGTCGTTCATCGCCGCACGCGACACGACGGTCGAAGAAGTCAACAAGATCATGAAGGAAGCGTCGGAAGGCGAGCTGAAGGGCATTCTCGGCTACAACGACGCGCCGCTCGTTTCGGTCGACTTCAACCACAACCCGGCTTCGTCGACGTTCGACGCGACGCTCACCAAGGTGTCGGGCCGTCTCGTGAAGGTATCGAGCTGGTACGACAACGAATGGGGCTTCTCGAACCGCATGCTTGATACGGCTGTGGCACTCGCGAACGCGAAGTAAGTTCCGGCCCGCTGGAATGACAGAGCCGCTCTTCGGAGCGGCTTTGTTTTTGGTGCGGCGTTATGCGAGCCGTTCGCGCAGGAACGATATGACATACGGCGTGGCGGCCGCCGCAACCGCCGATGCCGTGCCCGGATCGAGGCCCATGCGTGCGCCGATCGATTCGGCGATGCGTCCGGTCAGCACGCCTTCGCCGCCGTCTGCCAGCGATTTGAAGAAGCCATCGCCCCGCA
This Caballeronia sp. LZ062 DNA region includes the following protein-coding sequences:
- a CDS encoding 16S rRNA (uracil(1498)-N(3))-methyltransferase — encoded protein: MPRFFVEGPLAAAQTLALPDEVVRHVHVLRLQSGDPITLFNGTGGEYHGALVEIGKRAALARIDAHSAREAEPPYRVTLAQGVAGGDKMDWLIEKTVELGVAQIVPLTAERGVVRLAGERALRRQAHWQALVRAACEQCGRNRVPEVAAPRDLAAWLATLPDAADGDLRLLLSPRAEVAFAALPAEAPRGRVTLVIGPEAGFSPKEESEIVAAGFSALGLGPRVLRTETAGIAVLAALAARWGGW
- a CDS encoding glyoxalase/bleomycin resistance/extradiol dioxygenase family protein, which encodes MTDPRPADVPWLTPYLTVRDARVSIAFYEKALGFAVRDSVNDDGTIIHVEMTYRGQLILMFAPEGAYGSQARTPKSAGQMAPQSFYLYVDDVDATFAHALAVGAKPLIEPQDQFWGDRFAQIEDPDGYRWAIARHLR
- the tkt gene encoding transketolase gives rise to the protein MTIPTSSPTALMANAIRALAMDAVQQANSGHPGMPMGMAEIGVALWSRHLKHNPSNPHWFDRDRFVLSNGHGSMLLYALLHLTGYDLPMSEIKNFRQLHSKTPGHPEVGITPGVETTTGPLGQGVGNAVGMALAEALLAAEFNKADAKIVDHYTYVFLGDGCLMEGISHEACSLAGTLKLNKLIALYDDNGISIDGHVEHWFHDDTPKRFEAYGWNVIRGVDGHDVNAVDAAIAQAKQSDKPTLICCRTVIGKGAPTKAGGHDAHGAPLGGDEIAATRAAIGWQYEPFVIPQEVYAAWDAKEQGARVEGEWNKAFDAYRAKYAEQAAEFARRMKGELPADWKASAAKIIEDANQRAETVATRKASQQTIEGLAAALPELLGGSADLTGSNLTNWKASKAVRAAGDAENANAGHAGIQWGNHINYGVREFGMSAAINGIALHGGFRPFGGTFLTFSDYSRNALRVAALMKSRSIFVFTHDSIGLGEDGPTHQSVEHVSSLRLIPQLQTWRPADTVETAVAWTHAIEHEGPSTLVFSRQNLQFSPRNDIQIANIAKGGYVLVDWNDDIPARKIILIATGSEVQLAMQAVEALAKEGIGARVVSMPCTNLFDKQDAEYRERVLPKGVARVAIEAGVTDFWRKYVGLEGGVVGIDTFGESAPAGALFKHFGFTVEHVVETAKAVLAA
- the gap gene encoding type I glyceraldehyde-3-phosphate dehydrogenase codes for the protein MTIRVAINGYGRIGRNTLRAFYENGKKHDIEIVAINDLGDAKTNAHLTQYDTAHGKFPGDVSVDGDYLVVNGDKIRVLANRNPAELPWGELNVDVVMECTGFFTTKEKASAHIKGGAKKVIISAPGGKDVDATIVYGVNHNVLKASDTVISNASCTTNCLAPLVKPLNDKIGLVNGLMTTIHAYTNDQVLTDVYHEDLRRARSATHSQIPTKTGAASAVGLVLPELNGKLDGYAIRVPTINVSVVDLSFIAARDTTVEEVNKIMKEASEGELKGILGYNDAPLVSVDFNHNPASSTFDATLTKVSGRLVKVSSWYDNEWGFSNRMLDTAVALANAK